Below is a genomic region from Candidatus Stoquefichus sp. SB1.
ATATAATATATATCCTATCCTGCTTATTTGGAATCAGGTACTGTGTTCTAATCACATTAGCCCATGCAACAAATATGGATGACATAACCAGCACTGGAATAATTGCTTTGCAGGCTTCATACCCCTGGCCATAGAATATAGGTACAAATTCATTGACAACTGCACTTAATCCCAGTGCCATGGGCGCTGATAAAAACAGAGAGACAATCAGCGACTTCTGTATATATCTCTTGGCCTCTGCATGATTCCCATTTGCTATCAGATTGCTCATTCTTGGAAGCATGACCGTTCCAAGTGAACTCACTGTCATTACAGGTATGATTGTAAGTTTAGCAGAACTTTCATAATATCCTACCTCTGTCATGCTGCTCATCATTCCAAGCATGATCTTATCCATTGTATTATAGATACTGATGGCGATAACTGGTATAAACAAGACAAGATTCGGTCTGATATGCTTCACTATGTCAGATAGACTTGGTCTTATGAAGAATATGTATTTCTTCAGCAGTCCCCATAGGATGACCTGACTGACTATCATACCCATAACCAGAAGCAATGCATAGATATAGATATCATCAGCCGATCTGACAAAGACAAACAATAAGATTGTATTGGCAATCTTGATAACTGTATTTCTTGTCACTGTTAGCTTAAACTCTTCCATTCCAAAATAGAACCAG
It encodes:
- a CDS encoding oligosaccharide flippase family protein — its product is MYNVLTLIIPLITTPYISRVMGAENIGIYSYAYSIASYFGLFILLGLNNYGNRTIAGVRDDRKKLSRTFCSIYAMQLIMGVIVILVYTAYIILFAQNRIMALILIIYLVSVMLDINWFYFGMEEFKLTVTRNTVIKIANTILLFVFVRSADDIYIYALLLVMGMIVSQVILWGLLKKYIFFIRPSLSDIVKHIRPNLVLFIPVIAISIYNTMDKIMLGMMSSMTEVGYYESSAKLTIIPVMTVSSLGTVMLPRMSNLIANGNHAEAKRYIQKSLIVSLFLSAPMALGLSAVVNEFVPIFYGQGYEACKAIIPVLVMSSIFVAWANVIRTQYLIPNKQDRIYII